A section of the Telopea speciosissima isolate NSW1024214 ecotype Mountain lineage chromosome 3, Tspe_v1, whole genome shotgun sequence genome encodes:
- the LOC122655158 gene encoding leucine-rich repeat receptor-like protein kinase TDR, with product MPLMELFQPNSFTGQLPQEIVRLRFLQVLNLGGSFFQGSIPARYGGLSRLKFLHLSGNYLQGPIPPELCFLTQLEYLEIGYNVFSGGVPVEFGLLSNLRYLDISTSNLSGYLPSELGNLTLLKSLFLFGNRFIGEIPEVRSSFLLSYERNRITVSNNKPERIIIRLTLGRRSTGMGGHDVKKRPTSTVNTGVVVAADMVGFGFPVEGRSPPLKAKSTYCNLQIHATYLSWNLKEYYIFRDMKGPF from the exons ATGCCTTTGATGGAGCTTTTCCAACC CAACAGTTTCACGGGTCAGTTGCCACAGGAAATCGTTAGGCTTCGGTTTCTCCAAGTGCTCAACCTTGGTGGGAGCTTCTTCCAAGGTAGCATTCCGGCACGTTATGGCGGTTTATCGAGGTTGAAGTTTCTACATTTATCGGGAAATTATTTGCAGGGACCGATTCCACCTGAGTTGTGTTTTTTGACTCAGCTTGAATACTTGGAGATCGGTTACAATGTGTTCTCTGGTGGGGTTCCAGTGGAGTTCGGCCTTTTATCTAATCTCAGATACCTCGACATTTCTACTTCGAATCTCTCTGGTTATCTACCATCCGAGCTTGGGAACTTAACACTGCTCAAGTCTCTGTTTCTCTTTGGTAACAGGTTTATTGGTGAAATTCCG GAGGTTAGATCATCATTTCTGctctcctatgagaggaaccgaaTAACTGTATCGAACAAtaaacctgagaggataataatccggTTGACATTAGGCAG GAGAAGCACCGGCATGGGGGGTCATGATGTAAAAAAGAGACCAACCAGTACTGTGAACACT GGAGTGGTGGTGGCAGCTGACATGGTGGGGTTTGGTTTTCCAGTGGAAGGACGTTCACCACCCCTGAAAGCAAAGTCCACATATTGCAATCTACAAATTCACGCAACATATCTGAGCTGGAACCTGAAAGAGTATTATATCTTTAGAGACATGAAGGGTCCATTTTGA